In Acinetobacter pittii, one genomic interval encodes:
- the holC gene encoding DNA polymerase III subunit chi, which yields MAKVSFYLFETSEERQVDSACRLCRKILQKHSKIWWYCPDVQLQQTLDERLWDFDPVSFITHGVDQAEAAVCISAKQPLEQGWLVFNFNNHALEQVEHFSHIIEIVENNETAKQIGREKFKMYRRLGIEPRTFKL from the coding sequence ATGGCTAAAGTTAGTTTTTATCTGTTTGAAACCAGTGAAGAACGGCAAGTCGATAGTGCTTGCCGTTTATGCCGAAAGATTTTACAGAAGCATTCTAAAATCTGGTGGTATTGCCCAGATGTGCAGCTACAACAGACTCTTGATGAAAGATTATGGGATTTTGACCCTGTCAGCTTTATTACACATGGGGTTGATCAAGCTGAGGCTGCTGTATGTATTTCGGCTAAACAACCACTTGAACAAGGCTGGTTAGTATTTAATTTTAACAATCATGCACTTGAACAAGTTGAGCATTTTAGCCACATTATAGAAATTGTTGAAAATAATGAAACAGCCAAGCAAATTGGGCGAGAAAAATTTAAAATGTATCGTCGTTTGGGTATAGAACCGCGGACCTTTAAATTATAA
- the ribC gene encoding riboflavin synthase, which produces MFTGIIESLGKVESLQSVGGDVRLRIQTDLDMSDVHLGDSIATNGICLTVIEWGDNWYAADVSRESLNRTTLGNWKVGQRVNVEKAMLPTTRFGGHIVSGHVDGVGEITVVREDARSIYYEVTAPTELAKYLAEKGSVTVDGISLTINHLRGNILSLNLIPHTAERTNIGTWQVGSKVNLEVDVLARYIERLLLGDKAAEQKTESNISMAFLAENGFLK; this is translated from the coding sequence ATGTTTACAGGCATCATTGAAAGTTTAGGAAAAGTTGAAAGCCTGCAAAGTGTAGGTGGCGATGTACGTTTACGTATTCAGACTGATCTGGATATGTCAGATGTACATTTGGGTGACTCAATTGCAACCAACGGTATTTGTCTCACAGTGATTGAGTGGGGTGACAACTGGTACGCAGCTGATGTTTCTCGTGAAAGTTTAAACCGTACGACTTTGGGTAACTGGAAAGTTGGGCAACGTGTCAATGTTGAAAAGGCAATGTTACCGACAACGCGCTTTGGCGGGCATATTGTAAGTGGTCACGTTGATGGCGTAGGTGAAATTACTGTAGTACGTGAAGACGCTCGTTCCATTTATTATGAAGTGACAGCGCCGACAGAACTTGCTAAATATTTAGCGGAAAAAGGTTCTGTAACTGTTGACGGAATTAGCCTAACGATTAACCACTTACGTGGAAATATTTTAAGCTTGAATTTAATTCCACACACTGCGGAGCGTACTAATATTGGAACGTGGCAAGTGGGCAGTAAGGTCAACCTTGAAGTTGATGTTTTAGCACGTTATATCGAGCGTTTATTGCTGGGCGATAAAGCTGCTGAGCAAAAAACCGAGTCAAATATTAGTATGGCTTTTTTAGCTGAGAATGGCTTTTTAAAATAA
- a CDS encoding DNA adenine methylase, producing MNSEPSVYHKRRHAARTTDEYLFHQLVPYLGNKRRLLHLILEALEITGTLNSKKKNPPIFADFFAGSGVVSRLARQNGYRVIANDWEPYSHALNHAILACVDAPAFKELGGYQKAIDYLNRLPEVKGWVTHNLCPRNDDVYDPTRDRLFFKRRNGMRIDAIRQQIATWQAQGAINDVEMSALLAPLLYSASFVSNTSGVFKSFHQGWGGRTQTALERIESLLWLTPSRFCEIGDRKRPAAEMWCVDSQHLANQMSGFEVDVAYLDPPYNQHAYSSNYHVLNALTLWDQVDLPSPDTKGYKSGIDRAWRKERPSPYNSSKHAKDAYEKLLSTINARYILTSYSTDGNIEPKDLLMANLERGKVTLLTQDVPRYRVSKQRQSERARVLEFIVITDTHAKSGPPLRQLLGQLYHFAELGGVDTSGNSTQLALW from the coding sequence ATGAATTCAGAGCCTTCGGTTTATCACAAACGTCGTCATGCAGCCCGTACGACAGACGAATATCTTTTCCATCAGCTTGTGCCGTACTTGGGTAACAAGCGCCGATTGCTCCATCTAATTTTAGAAGCCCTTGAAATTACAGGGACGCTGAATAGCAAGAAAAAGAATCCACCAATTTTTGCCGATTTTTTTGCCGGCAGTGGCGTTGTATCTCGTTTAGCCCGCCAAAATGGTTACCGTGTGATTGCGAATGACTGGGAGCCTTATAGCCATGCTTTAAATCATGCGATTTTAGCCTGTGTAGATGCGCCTGCTTTTAAAGAGTTAGGCGGCTATCAAAAGGCAATCGACTATTTAAATCGCTTACCAGAAGTTAAAGGTTGGGTAACGCATAACCTTTGTCCACGGAACGATGATGTATACGATCCAACTCGTGACCGTTTATTCTTTAAACGTCGTAATGGTATGCGTATCGATGCAATTCGCCAGCAGATCGCAACATGGCAGGCACAAGGTGCAATTAATGATGTAGAGATGAGTGCTTTACTTGCGCCATTGCTCTATTCAGCCAGTTTTGTTAGTAATACGAGTGGCGTATTTAAAAGTTTCCACCAAGGGTGGGGCGGACGTACTCAAACTGCGCTAGAAAGAATTGAGTCATTACTTTGGTTAACACCGAGCCGTTTTTGTGAGATTGGTGATCGTAAACGTCCGGCTGCTGAAATGTGGTGTGTAGATTCACAACATCTAGCAAATCAAATGAGTGGTTTTGAAGTCGATGTTGCTTATCTGGATCCACCATATAACCAACACGCATATAGTAGTAATTACCACGTTTTAAATGCATTAACTTTATGGGATCAGGTTGATTTACCTTCACCGGATACCAAAGGTTATAAGAGTGGTATTGATAGAGCTTGGCGTAAAGAGCGTCCAAGTCCATATAACTCGTCTAAACATGCAAAAGATGCATATGAGAAATTACTTTCAACCATCAATGCGCGCTATATTCTGACCAGCTATTCAACTGATGGTAATATCGAGCCGAAAGATTTGCTTATGGCTAATCTAGAGCGGGGCAAAGTCACCTTGTTAACACAAGATGTTCCGCGTTATCGAGTGAGTAAACAACGACAGTCTGAACGTGCACGCGTACTTGAGTTTATTGTGATTACTGATACTCATGCCAAGTCAGGACCACCATTACGTCAATTATTAGGCCAGCTTTACCACTTCGCCGAGCTAGGTGGTGTAGATACCTCAGGTAATAGTACACAGCTCGCACTTTGGTAA
- the ribD gene encoding bifunctional diaminohydroxyphosphoribosylaminopyrimidine deaminase/5-amino-6-(5-phosphoribosylamino)uracil reductase RibD: MSELKQDQYWMQQAIELAKRGLYSTKPNPNVGCVIVKDDQLIGEGFHPKAGQPHAEVFALREAGEHAQGATAYVTLEPCAHYGRTPPCAEALVKAQVKKVVVACPDPNPLVAGKGVQILKNAGIEVEVGICEDLASKLNQGFLKAMSTGMPYVRLKVASSLDGRTAMASGESKWITGAAARQDVQHWRAISGAVITGIETVIADDCQLNVRLLRNFDIETVAQPKRVVLDRQGRLSLNAKILENPETVMVMGPYRQELADLGVIQLEIQPLKMLLQTLSKQHQIYDVLVEAGATLSTAFLQEGLVDELISYIAPTLLGKSARAMFNAEFEYMAEQLRFTLLDVTQIDQDIRLRLIPTQEKV; encoded by the coding sequence ATGTCTGAGTTGAAACAAGATCAGTATTGGATGCAGCAAGCCATTGAACTTGCCAAACGAGGACTATATTCGACCAAGCCTAATCCAAATGTTGGGTGTGTCATTGTCAAAGATGATCAGTTAATTGGTGAAGGTTTTCATCCTAAAGCAGGTCAACCACACGCTGAGGTTTTTGCCTTACGCGAGGCGGGTGAACATGCGCAAGGCGCAACGGCTTACGTTACGCTTGAACCGTGTGCGCACTATGGCAGAACTCCTCCTTGTGCCGAAGCATTGGTGAAAGCCCAAGTTAAAAAAGTAGTGGTCGCTTGTCCTGATCCAAATCCACTGGTTGCAGGGAAGGGCGTTCAGATTTTAAAAAATGCCGGAATTGAAGTTGAAGTTGGCATTTGTGAAGATTTAGCATCAAAACTTAATCAAGGCTTTTTAAAAGCAATGTCTACAGGCATGCCTTATGTACGTTTAAAAGTCGCTTCAAGTTTAGATGGCCGTACTGCAATGGCATCAGGTGAGTCGAAGTGGATTACCGGTGCTGCTGCCCGTCAAGATGTACAACATTGGCGTGCGATTTCAGGCGCTGTAATTACTGGCATTGAAACTGTGATTGCAGATGATTGTCAGCTTAACGTGCGTTTACTCCGTAATTTTGATATCGAGACGGTTGCTCAGCCAAAACGTGTTGTTTTAGATCGCCAAGGACGTTTGTCACTTAACGCTAAAATCTTAGAGAATCCTGAAACTGTGATGGTGATGGGGCCGTATCGTCAAGAACTTGCTGATTTAGGCGTGATACAATTAGAAATTCAGCCTTTAAAAATGCTGTTACAGACCCTATCTAAGCAACATCAAATTTATGATGTGTTGGTTGAAGCTGGCGCAACATTGTCTACTGCCTTTTTGCAAGAAGGTTTGGTGGACGAATTGATTAGTTATATTGCCCCGACATTATTGGGGAAAAGTGCAAGGGCCATGTTCAATGCAGAATTTGAATATATGGCAGAGCAACTTCGTTTTACACTTCTTGATGTGACACAAATTGATCAAGATATACGCTTAAGGTTAATCCCTACGCAAGAGAAAGTATGA
- the nrdR gene encoding transcriptional regulator NrdR — translation MHCPFCNAADSKVIDSRLAAEGCQIRRRRECVSCGERFTTFESYEVVMPRVIKSNGKNEPFDEAKLRRSLMHALQKRPVTQEQIETVLSDIQLQIRRLGERDVKSRTIGEIVMQSLFALDHVAYVRFASVYQDFQDVEAFRRQIEQMQQREH, via the coding sequence ATGCATTGTCCATTTTGCAACGCCGCAGATAGTAAAGTCATCGATTCACGTTTAGCCGCCGAAGGCTGTCAGATTCGTCGACGTCGTGAGTGTGTAAGTTGCGGTGAACGTTTTACCACTTTTGAAAGCTATGAAGTGGTAATGCCCCGTGTGATCAAATCGAATGGAAAAAATGAACCCTTCGATGAGGCCAAATTGCGTCGTTCGTTAATGCATGCGTTGCAAAAACGTCCAGTCACACAAGAGCAGATCGAAACAGTTTTAAGTGATATTCAGTTGCAGATTCGTCGTTTAGGTGAGCGCGATGTGAAATCTAGAACAATTGGCGAAATCGTCATGCAATCTTTATTTGCCCTTGACCATGTTGCTTATGTCCGATTTGCCTCTGTCTATCAAGATTTTCAGGATGTTGAAGCATTTCGCCGTCAAATAGAGCAAATGCAGCAACGTGAACACTAA
- the amtB gene encoding ammonium transporter: MKKILMALSLSGALLGGTASWAEEAVTTPTSEVTAASTSQATTTAAEAPVAETPAAPAPTPTLDTGDTSWILVSTALVLLMTIPGLALFYGGMVRKKNVLSTMMFSLSAAILVSLLWVIAGYSIAFSGTGAFFGDLSKAMLNGVAFDALSGTIPESLFVIFQMTFAIITVAILSGSIADRMKYSAFMAFIAIWVLVVYAPITHWVWAADGWLFKAGALDFAGGTVVHINSGVAGLVAAYMLGKRIGLGRESMAPHNLTLTVIGASLLWVGWFGFNGGSALGAGARASMAILVTQVAAAAAALSWLVVERMIRGKASVLGGASGAVAGLVVITPAAGFVGVGGALVMGLIGGVVCFWGITALKRLLKADDALDAFGLHAVGGIVGAILTGVFYSDEIIKAANVTLAPTFAGQLWVQVEGVLATMVYSGIATFVILKVIDLVIGIRVNADDERMGLDLSQHGERIE, encoded by the coding sequence ATGAAAAAAATACTTATGGCGCTCAGTCTATCAGGCGCTCTTTTGGGTGGTACTGCCTCTTGGGCAGAAGAAGCTGTAACAACGCCAACATCGGAAGTTACGGCGGCATCAACATCACAAGCTACTACAACCGCGGCAGAAGCACCAGTTGCTGAAACTCCGGCAGCTCCAGCACCGACACCCACTCTTGATACGGGTGACACCTCTTGGATTTTAGTTTCAACCGCATTAGTTTTATTAATGACCATTCCAGGATTAGCATTATTCTACGGCGGTATGGTACGTAAAAAAAATGTCTTAAGTACAATGATGTTCAGCCTTTCAGCTGCAATCTTAGTAAGTTTGCTGTGGGTGATTGCTGGGTATTCAATCGCGTTCTCTGGCACAGGTGCATTTTTTGGTGATTTGTCTAAAGCGATGCTCAACGGAGTGGCTTTTGATGCATTGAGTGGGACAATTCCCGAAAGTCTCTTTGTTATTTTCCAAATGACTTTTGCCATTATTACAGTTGCAATTCTTAGCGGTTCTATTGCAGACCGTATGAAGTATTCAGCTTTCATGGCATTTATTGCAATTTGGGTACTTGTTGTTTATGCGCCAATTACTCACTGGGTTTGGGCAGCAGATGGCTGGTTATTCAAAGCAGGCGCATTAGATTTTGCTGGTGGTACGGTTGTACATATCAACTCAGGGGTTGCAGGTTTAGTTGCTGCTTATATGCTTGGCAAACGTATTGGCCTTGGCCGTGAATCTATGGCTCCTCATAACTTAACTTTAACTGTTATCGGTGCAAGTTTACTTTGGGTGGGTTGGTTTGGTTTCAACGGTGGTAGTGCGTTAGGCGCTGGTGCTCGTGCAAGTATGGCAATTTTAGTGACTCAAGTTGCTGCTGCCGCTGCCGCACTCTCTTGGTTAGTTGTTGAACGTATGATCCGTGGTAAAGCATCTGTATTAGGTGGTGCTTCTGGTGCGGTAGCCGGGTTGGTAGTGATTACCCCTGCTGCAGGTTTTGTCGGTGTAGGCGGTGCTTTAGTGATGGGCCTTATCGGTGGCGTTGTGTGCTTCTGGGGTATTACTGCACTTAAACGCTTACTTAAAGCCGATGATGCTTTAGATGCGTTTGGTTTGCATGCGGTAGGTGGTATTGTCGGTGCGATTTTAACTGGCGTATTCTACAGTGACGAAATTATTAAAGCTGCCAACGTTACATTAGCGCCAACATTCGCTGGCCAATTATGGGTACAAGTTGAAGGCGTATTGGCAACTATGGTTTACAGCGGGATCGCGACTTTCGTTATTCTTAAAGTGATTGATCTTGTAATTGGTATCCGTGTGAATGCTGATGATGAGCGTATGGGTCTGGATTTAAGCCAACATGGCGAACGTATTGAATAA
- the glnK gene encoding P-II family nitrogen regulator translates to MKLVTAIVKPFKLDDVREALSDIGVQGITVTEVKGFGRQKGHTELYRGAEYVVDFLPKVKIEIAISDEMVDAVIESITRVASTGKIGDGKIFVTNLEQVIRIRTGETGPDAV, encoded by the coding sequence ATGAAGCTTGTAACTGCAATTGTAAAACCGTTTAAATTAGATGATGTGCGTGAAGCGCTCTCTGACATTGGTGTACAAGGGATTACCGTAACTGAAGTTAAAGGTTTTGGTCGTCAAAAAGGACATACAGAACTCTACCGTGGTGCAGAGTATGTGGTTGATTTCTTACCTAAAGTAAAAATTGAGATTGCGATTAGTGATGAAATGGTTGACGCGGTAATTGAATCAATTACTCGTGTAGCGAGCACTGGAAAAATCGGCGATGGTAAGATTTTTGTGACTAACCTGGAACAAGTAATTCGTATTCGTACGGGTGAGACTGGACCGGATGCTGTCTAA
- a CDS encoding accessory factor UbiK family protein: MLETLLQAILEQIDEPKKDLEKNLRALLNEAVEKLDLVSKQEIDRQKTALQSANQRLEELQKQVSLLEEALKNKK, encoded by the coding sequence ATGTTAGAAACATTACTACAGGCCATTTTGGAACAAATTGATGAGCCTAAAAAAGATTTGGAAAAAAATTTACGTGCATTATTAAATGAAGCGGTCGAAAAGTTAGACCTTGTTTCTAAACAAGAGATTGACCGTCAAAAGACTGCACTTCAATCGGCTAATCAACGTTTAGAAGAGCTACAAAAACAAGTCAGTCTATTAGAAGAAGCCTTAAAGAATAAAAAATAA
- the yifB gene encoding YifB family Mg chelatase-like AAA ATPase translates to MSFSKIYTRGLLGLHAPLIEVEVHVSQGLPSLTIVGLAEAAVRESKDRVRSAIINSGFQFPTKRLTINLAPADLPKDGSRLDLPIAVGILIASGQLPENCAEDFELIGELALDGHVRPVSGTLTLAMACQQAKHKMLLPLDNSQDINHLPNLECYPVSHLKEVCEHFLGTKSLSSVEPATASNQMPYKFDLADVKGQLRPRRALEIAAAGGHSLLFKGPPGTGKTLLASRLPSILPPLSNQETLEVASIYSISNTPHTFGQRPFRAPHHTASAIALVGGGSHPKPGEITLSHLGVLFLDELPEFDRKVLEVLRQPLESKEIIISRAARQITYPANFQLIAAMNPCPCGYAFNQDSRCQCSPESIKRYQNRISGPLLDRIDLHIDVPPLKAQELQDPTPAEDSSSVRQRVISAYEQQMQRQDCLNQALSPKQLEQYAVLDSTSQRMIEMAQQRLNLSARAYHRVLRVARTIADLAQSEVIQSPHLTEALSYRGNHS, encoded by the coding sequence ATGTCTTTTTCTAAAATTTATACACGGGGACTTTTGGGTTTACATGCACCTCTAATTGAAGTTGAGGTACATGTGAGTCAAGGCTTACCTTCTCTTACCATTGTCGGGCTAGCAGAGGCGGCAGTAAGAGAAAGTAAAGACCGCGTTCGCTCAGCCATTATTAATAGTGGATTCCAATTTCCGACTAAACGGCTAACCATTAATCTTGCGCCAGCAGATTTGCCCAAAGATGGTTCACGTCTAGATTTACCAATTGCCGTAGGCATTTTAATTGCATCTGGTCAGCTCCCAGAAAACTGTGCCGAAGATTTTGAATTAATTGGTGAATTAGCGCTGGATGGTCACGTAAGACCAGTGTCAGGCACGTTAACTTTGGCCATGGCATGCCAACAGGCCAAGCATAAAATGCTTTTACCCCTCGATAATAGTCAGGATATTAACCATTTACCGAATCTTGAATGTTATCCAGTGAGTCACTTAAAAGAAGTTTGTGAACATTTTCTGGGCACGAAATCTCTATCTTCGGTTGAACCTGCAACTGCCTCAAACCAAATGCCTTATAAATTTGATCTGGCAGATGTAAAAGGTCAGTTGCGCCCACGTCGTGCACTAGAAATAGCCGCCGCAGGAGGACATTCGCTGCTCTTTAAAGGACCACCAGGCACTGGTAAGACTTTACTCGCTTCAAGGCTCCCTTCAATTTTGCCACCTCTTTCTAATCAAGAAACACTTGAAGTTGCGAGTATTTATTCTATTTCCAATACACCGCATACGTTTGGCCAACGGCCATTTCGAGCGCCCCATCATACAGCATCAGCGATTGCACTTGTTGGGGGCGGATCTCATCCTAAACCAGGTGAAATTACCTTATCTCACTTAGGGGTTTTGTTTTTAGATGAACTTCCTGAGTTTGACAGAAAAGTGCTAGAAGTCTTACGTCAGCCACTTGAGTCAAAAGAAATCATTATTTCACGAGCAGCTCGGCAAATTACCTACCCTGCAAACTTTCAGCTCATTGCAGCGATGAACCCCTGCCCATGTGGTTATGCATTTAATCAAGATAGTCGTTGTCAATGTTCTCCTGAGAGTATTAAACGTTATCAAAACCGTATATCGGGACCATTACTCGACCGTATCGATTTACATATTGATGTACCGCCATTAAAAGCTCAAGAACTGCAAGATCCAACCCCTGCCGAAGACTCCAGCAGTGTTCGACAACGTGTGATTTCTGCTTATGAACAACAAATGCAAAGACAGGATTGTTTAAATCAGGCGCTCTCACCAAAACAACTTGAGCAATATGCTGTTCTCGATAGTACTTCACAGCGAATGATTGAAATGGCTCAGCAACGTTTAAATTTATCGGCTCGTGCTTATCATCGTGTTTTACGAGTAGCGCGGACCATTGCAGATTTAGCTCAAAGTGAGGTTATTCAAAGTCCGCACCTTACAGAGGCACTCTCTTATCGAGGCAATCATTCTTAA
- a CDS encoding PLP-dependent aminotransferase family protein: MLRPWQVHFRIDEREEKTVFLKLTNLISQEILSGRLVQGTMLPGSRSLSKELGINRKTVQAVYEELEAQGWLVTRPRKGTFVADVLPEKKLQIKSGSVRKVSDKPIIQQVAQQPHNDGVPDPRLIPYELFSRAYRHALIKITQNQYMGYGDPRGMAELRLALQQMLSMERFMNVADDEICIVRGSQMGIFLASRALPNRQGVIVVEELYYPSAFKAFQSNGFQVVSVKLDEQGIVIDDMERILQEHSVAAIYTTPHHQYPTTVTMAMNRRLQLLELSKKWGFYIIEDDYDHEFHYDSRPMPPLASLPHSELVIHVGSLSKVFAPGIRLGYIVASSSVIQSITEDILLIDRQGNNITELALADLMQRGEIKRHIRKMKKIYQLRRDHALAEFQRVFAESIQIQPPAGGMALWVKFQKPFTQEQLIKLKEINIDTEHKFKQIESSNRCIRFGFAALSEQEITSLIEALNDALNKRTADL; the protein is encoded by the coding sequence ATGCTAAGACCTTGGCAAGTACATTTCCGTATTGATGAAAGAGAAGAAAAGACAGTTTTTCTAAAACTGACCAACTTGATTAGTCAGGAAATTTTAAGTGGCCGTTTAGTACAGGGCACTATGCTGCCAGGGTCTCGTAGCCTTTCAAAAGAATTGGGAATTAATCGAAAAACGGTACAAGCAGTCTATGAAGAATTGGAAGCACAAGGTTGGCTTGTGACTCGGCCTCGAAAAGGCACATTTGTGGCAGATGTTTTACCGGAAAAAAAGCTTCAAATAAAATCAGGATCTGTTCGAAAAGTTAGTGATAAACCAATAATTCAACAAGTTGCCCAGCAGCCCCATAACGATGGTGTGCCAGATCCGAGGCTTATTCCCTATGAATTATTTTCGAGGGCCTATCGGCACGCACTCATTAAAATTACGCAAAACCAATACATGGGCTATGGTGACCCACGAGGTATGGCTGAGTTAAGGCTGGCTTTACAACAAATGTTGTCGATGGAGCGTTTTATGAATGTTGCCGATGATGAGATTTGTATTGTACGTGGTAGCCAGATGGGAATTTTTCTAGCCTCACGTGCATTACCCAATCGGCAAGGCGTGATTGTTGTTGAAGAGTTGTATTATCCATCTGCTTTTAAAGCTTTTCAGTCAAATGGCTTTCAAGTGGTTTCTGTCAAATTAGATGAACAGGGTATTGTTATTGACGATATGGAACGGATTTTACAAGAGCACTCAGTTGCTGCCATTTATACAACTCCGCATCATCAATATCCCACAACTGTTACCATGGCAATGAACCGCCGTCTTCAACTCTTAGAGCTTTCAAAAAAATGGGGTTTTTATATTATTGAGGATGACTATGATCATGAATTCCACTATGACAGTCGGCCTATGCCACCCTTAGCGAGTTTGCCTCATTCTGAATTAGTCATTCATGTTGGTTCATTGTCTAAAGTTTTTGCACCCGGTATACGCTTGGGTTACATTGTGGCATCGTCATCAGTAATCCAATCGATTACTGAAGATATTTTATTGATTGATCGACAAGGTAATAACATTACTGAACTTGCTTTAGCAGATTTAATGCAACGGGGTGAAATTAAAAGACACATCCGCAAAATGAAAAAGATTTATCAGTTACGCCGTGACCATGCATTAGCTGAGTTTCAAAGAGTTTTTGCAGAGAGTATTCAGATACAACCGCCTGCGGGTGGAATGGCTTTATGGGTAAAATTCCAGAAACCATTTACTCAGGAACAGCTCATAAAATTAAAAGAAATCAACATTGATACAGAGCATAAGTTTAAACAAATCGAGTCTTCTAATCGTTGTATCCGCTTTGGTTTTGCAGCTTTATCAGAGCAGGAAATTACTTCTTTAATCGAGGCCTTAAATGACGCTCTTAATAAAAGAACAGCGGACTTATAA
- a CDS encoding aldolase, translated as MKTASVNKHDLMQHAQQDMQKWISDSDLTDRQKLALTCRILFDHGHDAGLAGQITCRSENKDSFITQRFGLGFDEITASNLLEVNQDLEPVNQEGMANPANRFHTWIYKEHPEVNCIIHTHPTHVAALSMLQIPLMISQMDVCALYEDCSFVGHWPGVPVGNEEGILISSALGKNRAVLLSHHGQLVTGKTIEEACNLALLIERAAQLQLLAMSAGQIQPIPHDLATEAHDWVSTDKRNKVNFAYYARKALKKHSDCI; from the coding sequence ATGAAGACTGCTTCTGTAAACAAACACGACTTGATGCAACACGCACAACAAGACATGCAAAAGTGGATTAGCGACTCAGACTTAACTGATCGTCAAAAGCTTGCACTCACTTGTCGTATTTTATTTGACCATGGCCATGATGCTGGTTTAGCAGGCCAAATTACTTGCCGTAGTGAAAATAAAGATTCCTTTATTACCCAACGTTTCGGTTTAGGTTTTGATGAAATTACTGCTTCAAACTTACTTGAGGTGAATCAAGACTTAGAACCCGTCAATCAAGAAGGAATGGCCAACCCAGCCAACCGTTTTCACACATGGATTTATAAAGAGCACCCAGAGGTGAACTGCATTATCCATACGCATCCGACTCATGTAGCTGCACTGTCGATGCTTCAGATTCCACTCATGATTTCTCAAATGGATGTTTGTGCACTCTATGAAGATTGCTCTTTTGTAGGCCATTGGCCAGGTGTTCCTGTAGGTAACGAAGAAGGCATTTTAATTTCTTCTGCTCTGGGTAAAAACCGTGCTGTTTTGTTATCTCACCATGGTCAACTGGTCACAGGAAAAACTATTGAAGAAGCATGTAACTTGGCTCTTTTAATTGAACGCGCAGCTCAACTGCAACTATTAGCCATGTCTGCTGGGCAAATTCAGCCGATCCCACACGATTTAGCAACAGAAGCTCATGACTGGGTATCTACCGATAAGCGTAACAAAGTGAACTTTGCTTACTACGCACGTAAAGCTTTGAAAAAACATTCTGACTGTATTTAA
- a CDS encoding dihydrodipicolinate synthase family protein — protein MKLNGIIGYPVTPFSDDNTINLPVLKQMLDLLIENGCDAIAPLGSTGESAYLEWDEWCLVAKTSIESINKRLPVIIGISELTTDQAIKKAQIAQSYGADALMVIPVSYWKLTDQEIFEYYQAIAQATTLPIMIYNNPATSGVDMSTELIVRMFNNIANIMMVKESSGDIQRMHKIYELSKGELPFYNGCNPLALEALCAGASGWCTAAPNLLGKRPQQLIEYVKNGELEQAQKSFYQQLPLLRFIVTGGLPKTIKAGLQLKGIAAGAPRKPLSKASDIELSQLKQLISEIEN, from the coding sequence ATGAAACTAAACGGCATTATTGGCTACCCGGTTACTCCATTTTCTGATGACAACACCATTAACCTTCCTGTCCTAAAGCAAATGCTGGATTTGCTTATTGAAAACGGTTGCGATGCAATTGCGCCTCTAGGCAGTACTGGCGAAAGCGCTTATCTTGAATGGGATGAGTGGTGTTTAGTCGCTAAGACTTCAATTGAAAGCATTAATAAACGCCTACCTGTCATTATTGGGATTTCAGAACTCACGACCGATCAAGCCATCAAAAAGGCGCAGATCGCTCAAAGCTATGGTGCAGATGCACTTATGGTCATTCCCGTATCGTACTGGAAGCTCACAGATCAAGAAATTTTTGAATATTACCAAGCGATTGCTCAAGCAACGACTTTACCGATTATGATTTATAACAACCCTGCAACTAGCGGTGTTGATATGTCAACAGAGCTAATTGTGCGTATGTTTAATAACATTGCAAATATTATGATGGTAAAAGAAAGTAGCGGCGATATTCAGCGTATGCATAAAATTTATGAATTATCAAAAGGAGAACTTCCGTTTTATAACGGCTGTAACCCTTTAGCTTTAGAAGCTCTATGTGCTGGGGCAAGCGGTTGGTGTACGGCTGCACCAAACCTGTTAGGTAAACGACCTCAACAGCTTATTGAATATGTAAAAAATGGAGAATTAGAACAAGCCCAGAAGTCATTTTATCAGCAGCTTCCTCTACTACGCTTTATTGTAACTGGTGGTTTACCCAAAACGATTAAAGCAGGTTTACAACTAAAAGGTATCGCTGCGGGGGCACCACGCAAGCCTCTGTCCAAAGCCTCGGATATTGAGCTTAGCCAATTAAAACAGCTAATTTCGGAAATAGAAAACTAA